The following proteins come from a genomic window of Methanosarcina sp. MTP4:
- the argC gene encoding N-acetyl-gamma-glutamyl-phosphate reductase, translated as MIKAGIIGASGYTGGELLRLLVNHPDVKPELATSRSLAGKPVASTHRHLEGFLDLRYENPDPEEIRARCDVVFVAVPHGTAMNYVPELLDDNTKVIDLSADYRLETSVFEKVYDLTHADPRTAVYGLVELHPEAAKEDLVANPGCFPTGAILSAAPLAAAGLIDMAIFDSKTGVSGAGISPSGTSHYPNIAENIIPYKLTAHRHRVEIVQELNRLDGKLRNISFTPHVIPTIRGILTTAHIFTKEPLSTGDVQALYEEFYRDKPFVRLPGVPSLTAVRGSNFCDIGFEADAENNRVVVLSAIDNLVKGASGQAIQNMNLMFGLEETRGLWIPATAP; from the coding sequence ATGATCAAGGCAGGAATTATAGGAGCTTCCGGATATACGGGAGGAGAACTCTTACGCTTACTGGTTAATCACCCTGACGTTAAACCGGAGCTTGCCACTTCCCGGAGTCTTGCAGGAAAACCCGTAGCAAGTACCCACAGGCACCTTGAAGGCTTTCTGGATCTCAGGTATGAAAACCCGGACCCTGAAGAGATAAGGGCACGCTGTGATGTTGTGTTTGTGGCGGTGCCCCACGGGACTGCGATGAACTACGTCCCCGAACTGCTCGATGACAATACGAAAGTAATAGACCTGAGCGCTGATTACAGGCTTGAGACTTCGGTATTCGAAAAAGTTTACGACCTTACTCATGCCGACCCGAGAACTGCTGTCTACGGACTTGTGGAACTTCACCCTGAGGCTGCAAAAGAAGACCTGGTTGCAAACCCGGGTTGTTTTCCTACGGGTGCGATCCTCTCGGCAGCCCCCCTTGCGGCAGCAGGGCTTATAGACATGGCAATTTTCGACTCCAAAACCGGAGTTTCAGGAGCGGGCATAAGCCCTTCGGGAACTTCCCACTATCCCAACATTGCGGAAAATATAATCCCTTACAAGCTCACCGCACACAGGCACAGGGTAGAAATTGTCCAGGAACTGAACCGGCTCGACGGAAAGCTCAGGAACATCAGTTTCACTCCTCATGTGATCCCCACTATCAGGGGCATCCTCACAACCGCCCATATCTTTACTAAAGAGCCCCTTTCAACAGGGGATGTACAGGCGCTTTATGAGGAGTTTTACAGGGACAAACCCTTTGTGCGGCTCCCGGGAGTCCCGTCCCTCACTGCAGTTCGGGGTTCGAACTTCTGTGACATTGGCTTTGAGGCGGATGCGGAAAACAACCGTGTGGTAGTGCTCTCGGCAATTGACAATCTGGTAAAAGGGGCATCAGGACAGGCAATCCAGAATATGAATCTGATGTTCGGGCTTGAAGAGACCCGCGGGCTCTGGATACCTGCAACTGCACCGTAA
- a CDS encoding GNAT family N-acetyltransferase — MIRTCRESELEDLVRIWYEASVLSHAFMPAEFWAEQRGAMKDTYLPAVENWVFEEDEEVQGFISLINGRICALFVKPGMQGKGIGTALIKHAKTLKGNLSLKVYLENGNALHFYEKCGFVPVSEETDEYTGFKQLLMKLEEKRQPGEPQLLSRTEELTGF, encoded by the coding sequence TTGATCAGAACTTGCAGAGAGAGCGAACTTGAAGACCTTGTAAGGATATGGTATGAAGCATCCGTACTTTCGCATGCCTTTATGCCCGCGGAGTTCTGGGCGGAACAGAGGGGTGCAATGAAAGATACCTATCTGCCTGCTGTAGAAAACTGGGTTTTTGAGGAAGATGAGGAAGTTCAGGGTTTCATTTCCCTGATCAACGGAAGAATATGCGCCCTCTTTGTCAAACCCGGAATGCAGGGGAAAGGGATAGGAACAGCACTTATCAAACATGCTAAAACCCTGAAAGGAAACCTTTCTCTTAAAGTATACCTGGAAAACGGAAATGCCCTTCATTTTTACGAAAAATGCGGTTTTGTGCCCGTTTCCGAAGAAACGGACGAATACACCGGGTTCAAACAGCTTTTGATGAAACTGGAAGAGAAGAGGCAGCCAGGGGAGCCACAACTCCTTTCCAGAACCGAAGAACTTACGGGTTTTTGA
- a CDS encoding nucleoside 2-deoxyribosyltransferase — MNEKKTIYLAGPLFTQAELEFNRKLRDMLLKKGFAVFLPQEDAEDAKKEHERQNQKYIFQRCVEGVDDSDFVVAVLDGVDVDSGTAWEIGYAYAKGKAIIGLRTDFRELSNGIVNLMIEVSADTLARNEEELLETVEKFL; from the coding sequence TTGAACGAAAAAAAAACAATTTACCTTGCAGGCCCCCTTTTCACCCAGGCGGAACTTGAATTCAACCGGAAATTAAGGGATATGCTCCTTAAGAAAGGCTTTGCAGTCTTTTTGCCCCAGGAAGATGCCGAAGACGCAAAAAAAGAGCATGAACGCCAGAACCAGAAATATATTTTCCAGCGCTGTGTGGAAGGAGTGGACGATTCGGACTTCGTGGTCGCAGTCCTTGACGGTGTGGATGTGGACTCGGGCACGGCCTGGGAAATCGGCTACGCTTACGCAAAAGGCAAAGCAATAATTGGGCTCCGGACCGATTTCAGAGAACTTTCTAACGGTATAGTAAACCTGATGATTGAAGTATCTGCAGACACCCTGGCCAGGAATGAGGAAGAACTGCTGGAAACGGTCGAAAAATTCCTGTAA
- a CDS encoding Hsp20/alpha crystallin family protein, whose amino-acid sequence MKLPIKRTPRDVYTWDPFDEIRKMQEYMDQMFRTFPALENRVGGDVLSPLTDVMEEDDRVVVTTDMPGIEKEGIELSLKDNALVISAGHGKEEDSEKEGYIRKERTYTRYHREILLPEGVSEEGASAKLHNGVLTVTLPKLKKEAGKKIRIE is encoded by the coding sequence ATGAAACTGCCAATCAAAAGAACACCACGTGACGTATACACCTGGGACCCGTTTGATGAGATCAGAAAAATGCAGGAATATATGGACCAGATGTTCAGGACTTTCCCGGCTCTTGAAAACAGGGTAGGCGGAGATGTCTTATCCCCCCTCACAGATGTGATGGAGGAGGATGACAGAGTGGTCGTCACGACTGACATGCCAGGTATTGAGAAAGAAGGCATCGAACTGAGCCTGAAAGACAATGCCCTGGTAATCAGTGCAGGCCACGGAAAAGAAGAGGATAGCGAAAAGGAAGGCTACATCCGAAAAGAGCGCACCTACACCCGCTACCACCGGGAAATCCTCCTTCCGGAAGGCGTAAGCGAAGAAGGGGCAAGCGCCAAACTTCACAACGGGGTCTTAACAGTCACTCTCCCGAAACTGAAAAAAGAAGCCGGAAAGAAGATCCGGATCGAGTGA
- a CDS encoding methyltransferase domain-containing protein: protein MPIAKIYIILIVLFFYMDELIKKLLKTRDVCKRRSILEKEGIDKDEIEEILNLVHLQIKGKLKFPRANLMKFSREGLAQASSKYLAEYRTWKIRNKLDEVPNCLDVCCGIGGDSIAMATRWKVVAVEKDKDTIDMAKHNMRVYNLEKNIDFVQGDINKLIEDRNFLDKVRNVNCIFFDPARRAKEGRTVKVEEYAPPLSFVEKLQAISPNICVKISPGTDLYRIKYDCDIEVVSYKGEVKEVMLWFGNFKEKPESNQILASKLPEKITLIKDKSKLNVLQSEPKKYLYEPDPAFIKAHLIDDLAKEFGLNLIDTKIAYLTGNEKIETPLLNRYSVKRVLNPAFEKINSSLSELNIGRLDFKARGVKVDLHNIHRKIRGKGRNEGLVIFTKVNRENQAIICMYDR from the coding sequence GTGCCAATAGCAAAAATATATATTATCCTAATCGTTCTATTTTTCTACATGGATGAATTAATTAAAAAACTTTTGAAGACAAGAGATGTTTGCAAAAGGCGTTCAATATTAGAGAAGGAAGGAATAGATAAAGATGAAATTGAAGAAATATTGAACCTAGTTCATTTACAAATTAAAGGCAAGCTAAAATTCCCTCGAGCAAATTTAATGAAATTTAGCAGGGAAGGGCTTGCTCAGGCTTCTTCTAAGTATTTGGCTGAATACAGAACCTGGAAAATAAGAAATAAACTGGATGAAGTTCCGAATTGTTTAGACGTTTGTTGCGGTATTGGAGGGGATTCAATTGCAATGGCGACCAGATGGAAAGTTGTTGCAGTTGAAAAGGATAAAGATACAATTGATATGGCAAAACACAATATGAGAGTATATAACTTAGAAAAAAACATTGATTTTGTTCAGGGAGATATTAATAAGTTAATTGAAGATAGGAATTTCCTTGACAAAGTAAGGAATGTAAATTGTATCTTTTTTGATCCTGCTAGAAGGGCTAAAGAAGGGCGGACTGTAAAAGTTGAAGAATATGCACCCCCGTTATCTTTTGTTGAGAAACTTCAGGCAATTTCACCAAATATTTGTGTAAAGATATCTCCCGGGACAGACCTGTATAGAATCAAATACGATTGTGATATCGAAGTCGTGTCTTACAAAGGGGAAGTTAAAGAAGTAATGTTGTGGTTTGGAAATTTTAAAGAAAAACCTGAAAGCAATCAAATCTTAGCAAGCAAATTGCCCGAAAAAATTACACTGATAAAAGACAAAAGTAAACTTAACGTCCTTCAATCCGAACCTAAAAAATATTTATATGAACCCGACCCTGCATTTATTAAAGCACATCTAATTGATGATTTGGCTAAAGAATTCGGGTTAAACCTTATAGATACTAAGATCGCGTATTTAACAGGAAATGAAAAAATAGAAACTCCTCTTCTTAATCGCTATTCGGTCAAAAGAGTGTTAAATCCAGCGTTCGAAAAAATCAATAGTAGTTTGTCTGAACTAAATATTGGAAGACTAGATTTTAAAGCAAGAGGAGTGAAGGTTGATTTGCATAATATCCATAGAAAAATTCGTGGAAAAGGAAGAAATGAAGGACTTGTAATATTTACTAAGGTTAATAGAGAAAATCAAGCAATTATTTGTATGTATGATAGATAA
- a CDS encoding MFS transporter has product MKTCFPQRKIYRNSFEDISPELYVLSLSRFCEDLGSGMLVALIPLYIADLGSSFFTGLPLVAKAGLVTAVFGLFSAITQPLIGRFSDKIDRRRPFILFGLVGYTFFSFLYSHVTGYEQLLFIRLLQGITVGATIPAVIAMVTHISSPENRGRAVGIYTTIRGVGFGLGPIVGGAIASYYGFEAGFHFCAFLGIVSLVLVNLFVKETRGPGEPVLEESSGNGLVSIYSLAGAMLMMMVGIMMIVALLPEYEVRLEASELSLGVAVSAYIFARLLFQTPLGSLSDRIGRKKLIVSGLFLSIPLVVVMGYVTSVNQLIFARALQGVLVASIDTPAMALAADLSNGSFTSSKLSIITTAQAAGMAIGPIFGGFLAGYMTFVTPFYACALLMLLAGFVVMKKVEEPERS; this is encoded by the coding sequence ATGAAAACCTGTTTCCCGCAGCGAAAAATCTACCGGAATTCTTTTGAAGACATAAGTCCGGAACTCTACGTCCTGTCCCTTTCCAGGTTCTGCGAGGACCTGGGTTCGGGAATGCTGGTTGCCCTTATCCCCCTGTATATAGCTGACCTTGGGTCATCGTTTTTTACCGGGCTTCCCCTGGTCGCAAAAGCCGGGCTTGTGACTGCGGTTTTCGGGCTTTTCAGTGCGATTACCCAGCCCCTGATTGGGCGTTTTTCTGATAAAATTGACCGCCGGAGGCCTTTTATTCTCTTCGGGCTGGTCGGGTATACGTTTTTTTCTTTTCTCTATTCCCATGTGACCGGCTATGAGCAGTTGCTCTTCATCCGCCTGCTCCAGGGCATAACCGTAGGGGCAACCATTCCCGCAGTCATTGCAATGGTCACTCACATATCTTCTCCCGAGAACCGGGGAAGAGCTGTCGGGATCTATACCACTATCCGGGGAGTCGGGTTCGGACTCGGGCCAATCGTAGGGGGGGCAATTGCCAGTTATTACGGTTTTGAAGCGGGTTTTCATTTCTGCGCTTTCCTGGGCATTGTGAGCTTAGTGCTGGTAAATCTTTTTGTGAAAGAGACCCGGGGACCCGGGGAGCCGGTTCTCGAAGAAAGCAGCGGAAACGGGCTTGTTTCCATCTATTCCCTTGCAGGGGCCATGCTTATGATGATGGTGGGGATCATGATGATAGTCGCTCTTCTCCCCGAATACGAGGTCCGGCTGGAAGCTTCCGAGCTTTCCCTTGGGGTTGCCGTTTCAGCCTACATCTTTGCAAGGCTCCTTTTCCAGACCCCGCTCGGGAGTCTCTCTGACAGGATCGGGAGGAAGAAACTGATCGTAAGCGGGCTTTTCCTGAGCATTCCCCTGGTCGTGGTCATGGGTTATGTCACGAGCGTAAACCAGCTCATTTTCGCCCGGGCTCTCCAGGGCGTCCTCGTAGCTTCCATCGACACCCCTGCTATGGCTCTTGCAGCCGACCTTTCCAACGGTTCCTTCACCAGTTCGAAACTCAGCATCATCACCACAGCCCAGGCCGCGGGGATGGCCATCGGCCCCATATTCGGGGGTTTCCTTGCCGGGTACATGACCTTCGTCACCCCATTTTACGCCTGTGCCCTTCTCATGCTCCTGGCAGGTTTCGTGGTGATGAAAAAGGTCGAAGAGCCCGAAAGAAGCTAA